One stretch of Marinitoga hydrogenitolerans DSM 16785 DNA includes these proteins:
- a CDS encoding acetyl-CoA hydrolase/transferase family protein, which translates to MWKDEYNKKLRSIEDAILSLPKKATIITGLASAEAQGLLGNLHEYKSHFENLKVVTCLNMKEYDFFMNEEYENVYNNHSWFLSPPTRKAKKLGLKTVDFVPNNLHMAGTDKLMSEKENGNIVIFWGTVTPMHEKTGYFNLGISNVYEMEVLEKADIVILEVNDKFIWTHGETQVHISQVDYIVENSWEIPELPIVEPSETEKIIAEYISELVDDGSTLQIGIGGIPNAVAKLLNHKKDLGIHTEMFTESMIDLFEAGVITNMKKTLWKGKFICTFALGTKRMYEWLDNNPGVWIMRGNYVNDPYVISKNENMVSINTAITVDLTGQVCSESIGPKQYSGTGGQLDTHRGAVMSKNGKGIIALRSTAKKGTISTIVPMLPQGSFVTVPRQDLDYVVTEYGIAHLRGKSFRERVKALINISHPEFREELAKEAKRLEYL; encoded by the coding sequence AAAGCAACTATAATTACAGGATTGGCTTCTGCTGAAGCACAAGGTTTATTGGGAAATTTACATGAATACAAGTCGCACTTCGAAAATTTGAAAGTAGTAACTTGTTTGAATATGAAAGAATATGATTTTTTTATGAATGAAGAATATGAGAATGTTTATAATAATCATTCATGGTTTTTAAGTCCGCCAACAAGAAAAGCTAAAAAATTAGGATTAAAGACAGTAGATTTCGTTCCAAACAATTTACATATGGCTGGTACAGATAAATTAATGTCTGAAAAAGAGAATGGAAATATTGTAATTTTTTGGGGAACTGTGACTCCTATGCATGAGAAAACAGGATATTTTAATTTAGGTATTTCCAATGTATATGAAATGGAGGTTTTAGAAAAAGCAGATATAGTAATATTAGAAGTAAATGATAAATTCATCTGGACTCATGGAGAAACTCAAGTACACATTTCACAAGTTGATTATATTGTTGAAAATTCATGGGAGATTCCAGAATTACCAATAGTCGAACCTTCTGAAACAGAAAAAATTATTGCAGAATATATATCTGAATTGGTTGATGATGGTTCAACATTGCAAATTGGAATAGGCGGAATACCTAATGCAGTAGCAAAACTTTTAAATCATAAAAAAGATTTGGGAATACATACAGAAATGTTTACTGAATCGATGATTGATTTATTTGAGGCTGGAGTCATAACCAATATGAAAAAAACATTATGGAAAGGAAAATTTATATGTACATTTGCATTGGGAACAAAAAGAATGTATGAATGGTTAGATAATAATCCTGGTGTTTGGATAATGAGAGGAAATTATGTAAATGATCCATATGTTATATCAAAAAATGAAAACATGGTAAGTATAAATACTGCGATAACTGTAGATTTAACAGGTCAAGTATGTTCTGAATCAATAGGTCCGAAACAATATTCTGGAACAGGAGGGCAGCTTGATACTCATAGAGGAGCTGTAATGAGTAAAAATGGAAAAGGGATTATAGCATTAAGGTCAACTGCTAAAAAAGGAACTATATCAACTATAGTTCCAATGTTACCTCAAGGTTCTTTTGTAACAGTACCAAGGCAAGATTTGGATTATGTTGTTACTGAATATGGTATTGCGCATTTAAGAGGTAAAAGTTTTAGAGAACGTGTAAAAGCATTAATAAACATATCGCATCCTGAATTTAGAGAAGAGTTAGCAAAAGAAGCAAAAAGATTGGAATATTTATAA